The genomic window TGCATCCCCTTTCCGGAGGCCGTCGTCCCAAGCGGTGGAAGCGTCGGCGTAACAGTGCCCGCGCCAAGATCCGCTGCCTCGGAGAACGGGTCATGGCCACTGTCGAGGGCTGTCAACTCCCACAGAATCACCGCTGCAATACCAACCACCTCAGCGATCTGGTAAATGACCTTCTCGCCCTTTACCGCGCATCAACACGACGCTAACTAACCTAAGCAGTGTCCCGTAAATGATCTCTGACGTGTTGTACAGGCGAGCGATTCGAGCATTGCGTGGTGGACGCCGTCGCCCTTGAAGCGGCAGTCGCGTAGGATCTTCCAGGGCTTCATGCGAGAGAAGGAATGGCGCACATCCGTGATGGGCGGCTCTGAGGTGAGCGACGATTCCTAAAGCAGCGCCGCCACCCGCGCTCGATGCGACATGCACGCGAGCTTTCCCCATGCCATGGACGAACGGATCGATGACCCCACATCCTCGCTGTTCAATGAAGGGCTGCCGACTCTCCTGATCAGTTACGGGAGAGTCCTCAGAGAAAAATAAACCTTTAGGTTAACAAGTGGGAGTGTCGACGCACCGATACGCCGACACTCCCTCAAGGCTACGCCCTACCGTACCGGGGATATCCGCAGGACGGGTTTATCTCCTCACTCTTCTCTGTCAGGCACACTTGAATCTTCACTCTCTCACCCTCGGGGATCTTGAAGTAGAAGTAGCAGCCAGTTGCGCCTGCGTTGCACACCTTCCGGCGAGGATTTACGCCATCCCATTGCACGTAGACCTGAACGCCGTGACTGTCCCGCGCATTATCATTGACTTGAACCCGCTCTCCGGCGGCTACACCTTGAAATACGTGGTCAGTGTAGTCGAATATCGCTTCCCCGGAGCACACTCCATAGTTATTGATGTCCCTGTTACAAGCTACCGCATTCTCGCCAGCATAGGCTGACCCTGGGGCAGTGAAAATAAGAGTTGCTGATGCGGTGACCGCAAGAAAGATTTTTTTGAATCCGTGATTAACTCGCATGCGCTCCGACTCCTCAAGGTGACCATTCCGCAGTGTCGCGGGCTTCGAATTGCGAGCGATCAACCCTCCCCCATAGGGCATGCCCCTGTCAAACTTTGGAAGGGATTCACCTGGCCGGCTTGCCGTTTAGTGCAATTTGTTCCACGTGGAGTCAGGTGGGCGACGGCCATCATGGCCAGAATGATGTGCCGGTAATAGGCCAGCTACTGAAGGGCCTGGTGGTGGTCCACCAAGCCCACTTCGCTCTCGGTGGCCTTGAGTACTCTTCGCTGGGACGAGCGCCCAGGCGCATCAGCGTAGACCGCGGGTGTTGTCGCCAGCGGATCGGATCTCCCAGGTGTGTTCCGGCAGGATCGCCGAGATGGTGCGGGCGTTCTGTCTGCGCAGTCCGGAATGGTGATTGGAGGCGAACGCCAGCACGTAGCTCAGGCGCTGCCCAGCCAGCCATCCGCGCACGACCGGGTCCTGGCCGTAGACCTCGTCGCCAGTACCCCAGCGAAAACAGCACCTTCGCGACAACCGCCTGCTCCAGCATCGGCTGGTGCGGAGAATGATTTCTTCGCGGATCCTCGCGTCCGCCCGGCAAGCCGAATTTTCGGTCCGGGTGGTGGACAGGCACAACTCCCGTTCGATCAACGCCCAACCCTCCGCGGAGGCGTAGGTAAAAGACACCCCGAGCTGGCAATTGTTGATGTTCCCGGAGGTGCTGGTGTACTACCGCTGCACGTCGACCGAGTGGGGGCCCTTCTTGATGAAGCCGGTCTCATCCACGGCCAACACCATCCTCGACACCCAGATGTTCCAGCACGAAGCGCGAACCTCGTCACGGACCACACCGGCGGGGCAGTCGGTCTGGGTTCAGCGGCCGTTGCATGCCGTCCGGGCACAGCTCACCAGCCTGCTGGGCCAGCGTCCAATCTAGCGGCTGGTCAGCACCCGCTCTCCAGCCTTTCTCATCGCCTCAACCGGCACGGACTTGAATCCCGTCATTTGTTCCACCTGCAACACCGCTTGGTGTACCAGCAGATCGAGCCCGCTTACCACCGCACCACCGTACGCGGACCACCGCGCGGCTAGTTCGGTGGGCCACGGGTCGTACAGCACGTCGAACAGCGTCGTCGGCCGCTCCGGCACCGCACCGGACAGCACATCCGTCGCCCCGGCCGGCGTCGTCGCGATGACCAGCGGAGCGCTCAGCCCCCGCTCGGCGTCCGCCCAGTCCTCCGTACGCACCTCGACATCCAGCCGCTCGCCCCACTGCCGCATCTCGGCGGCCCGAGCCTCGCTCCGTACGTACGCCACGACCTCGCCGGTGCAGATCCGGGCGAGCGCGGCCAGCGCGGACGACGCGGTGGCGCCGGCGCCGAGGATCGCGGCGGACTCCACCTGCTCGATCCCCCGCTCCCGCAGGGCGGCGACCATCCCGGGGATATCGGTGTTGTCGCCGACCCGCCGCCCGTCCTCCGTGAACACCAGCGTGTTGACCGCCTCGACGGAGGTCGCCACCTCGCTGATCTCGTCCAGCAGCGGGATGACCGCCCGCTTGAGCGGCATGGTCAGCGACAGTCCGGCCCACTCCGGTCCGAGCTTCTCGACGAACCCGGGCAGCGCCTCCTCATCGATCTCGAAACGGTCGTACGACCAGTCGGCGAGCCCGAGTGCAGCGTACGCGGCCCGATGCAGCACAGGGGATAGCGAGTGGGCGATCGGCGAGCCGAGCACGGCGGCCCGGTGCTTGGTGGCGGTGCGGCTCATTTATCCGTTCTGCGCTTCCTGGTACTTCTTGCGGTTCCGGTTGTGCTCTTCGTTGGTCACGGCGAAAAGCGTCTCGTCCTTATTGATGGACACGAAGTAGTACCAGTCGCCCTTGGTCGGTTTGAGGGCTCCCTCGATCGCCTCGTCACCGGGATTACCGATCGGCCCGGGCGGCAGCCCCTTGATCTTGTACGTGTTGTAGGGGTCGTCGATCTGCCGCAGCGAATCGACCGAACCGGTCGCCAGCTTGGACTCGCCGCGCAAGTAATTCACCGTCGAGTCGAAGTCGAGCAGACCAGCCGTTTCCAGATTGTTGGGCTCAAGCCTGTTGTAGACGACCCGCGCGATCTTCTTGTAGTCCTTCTTATTGTTTCCTTCGGCCTGTACGAGGCTCGCCACCGTGAGCACCTGTAGCGGATTCTCAAGCTTCAGGTCATCAGCCTTGTCCTCCAGGTCGAATTCCTCGTACTTCGCCTTGGCGAGATCGACCATTTCCTTCAGGACAGCCTCGGGCTTCATACCCTTGGCGACCGGATAGGTGGACGGGTAGAGGAATCCTTCCAGCGGATCCTTGATGTCGTCGTTGTCGTTCGCCCAGTCGGGAAGACCGAGGGTCTCCCACTTCTTCTCGGCGACCTCCTCGGTCGTGCCCTTGTCGAGGCCCAACTCCTTGTCGATCAAGGAGTAGACATCGCTATTTCGCAGACCTTCCCTGACAGTGAAGTTGTTCTGACTCTTCGGATCGAGCATCAGGGCGAGAGCGCTTTCAGCGGACATCTCTTTCTTGAGCAGATAGACACCCGCTTGAACTGATGATTCAGGATTCTGCGCCTGGGCAGCCGTGAAGGCGTCCACGCTCTTGACGACCCCGGCCGCTTTCAGTTTCTGCCCGATCACAGAACCGAAGTCACCCTTCTTGATGGTGATCGTCACGGTTTCGTTCGTACCGTCCCCCGAATAATCGGGAGCCTCACCGAAACGACTCTGGTAGAACTGGTAACCGTAATAGCTGACGCCGGCGAAACCGCCGCCGAACACTATGACGACCACCAGGCAGGCGCAACCGCTGCGGCGCTTCTTGCCGCTCTTGCCCGGCTTTCCGGACTTGCCGCCACGGCCTTTCCGGTCGCCTCGGCCCCCGCGTTCCTCGGCCTCGTCGTCATCGCCGCCGCCCGCGAAGAACGCGTGCTCGCCCTGGTCCGGCCCGGGGTCCCAGTCGGTCCGCTCCCCGGTCGGCTGCGGCTCGGGATCGGGTGCGGGTTCCGCACGGCGGCGCGACGGCGGCTCCGGCGGCGGATAGGCGTCGGGCGTGCCGTAGAAGTCGGGCTGCCCACCGCCGTACGCCATGGGCTGGCCCCCGTAGGGGTCGCCCGGGTCGGCCGCGTAAGCGCCGTGCGCGTGCTGGTGCGTTCCGTTGTTCCAGCCGCCGTTGACCTGGTCGTACTGCTGCTGGTCATGACCGGTGTACTGCTGTTGGTGCTGGTTCTGGCCGGGGTACTGCTGCTGCCCGGGGTCCCCGTACTCCTGCTGGTACTGCTGCTGGGCGTAGGCGTCCTGGTGGCCGTTGCCCCAGCCGCCGTTGCCGTTGTTGTCGTACTGCTGCTGGAACTGCTGCTCCGGGTAGTGCTGCTGCGGCTGGCCGC from Streptomyces sp. DSM 40750 includes these protein-coding regions:
- the mltG gene encoding endolytic transglycosylase MltG produces the protein MTEYGRGPGSEPWHPDDPLYGDDGWGGQQAQAGQQSPYGGQPQQHYPEQQFQQQYDNNGNGGWGNGHQDAYAQQQYQQEYGDPGQQQYPGQNQHQQQYTGHDQQQYDQVNGGWNNGTHQHAHGAYAADPGDPYGGQPMAYGGGQPDFYGTPDAYPPPEPPSRRRAEPAPDPEPQPTGERTDWDPGPDQGEHAFFAGGGDDDEAEERGGRGDRKGRGGKSGKPGKSGKKRRSGCACLVVVIVFGGGFAGVSYYGYQFYQSRFGEAPDYSGDGTNETVTITIKKGDFGSVIGQKLKAAGVVKSVDAFTAAQAQNPESSVQAGVYLLKKEMSAESALALMLDPKSQNNFTVREGLRNSDVYSLIDKELGLDKGTTEEVAEKKWETLGLPDWANDNDDIKDPLEGFLYPSTYPVAKGMKPEAVLKEMVDLAKAKYEEFDLEDKADDLKLENPLQVLTVASLVQAEGNNKKDYKKIARVVYNRLEPNNLETAGLLDFDSTVNYLRGESKLATGSVDSLRQIDDPYNTYKIKGLPPGPIGNPGDEAIEGALKPTKGDWYYFVSINKDETLFAVTNEEHNRNRKKYQEAQNG
- a CDS encoding shikimate dehydrogenase yields the protein MSRTATKHRAAVLGSPIAHSLSPVLHRAAYAALGLADWSYDRFEIDEEALPGFVEKLGPEWAGLSLTMPLKRAVIPLLDEISEVATSVEAVNTLVFTEDGRRVGDNTDIPGMVAALRERGIEQVESAAILGAGATASSALAALARICTGEVVAYVRSEARAAEMRQWGERLDVEVRTEDWADAERGLSAPLVIATTPAGATDVLSGAVPERPTTLFDVLYDPWPTELAARWSAYGGAVVSGLDLLVHQAVLQVEQMTGFKSVPVEAMRKAGERVLTSR